Proteins encoded in a region of the Streptomyces sp. NBC_01471 genome:
- a CDS encoding DUF1684 domain-containing protein, with product MTEGTGSTGDTEEAASGPDSWKAWHEQRTATVSAPYGPLALTGTHWLDDAPEGRIPGVAGHWEAAGDEVVLTATGEDGLSLDGKPFTGRAALTADHAPPAQARIAQGGRRLVVVRREGLWAVRVWDPDSANRRAFAGIEATPYDAEWVLPGLYRPYGASRTVQVPNADGRDRGLGLSGELAFHLAGDEHTLQVAEEEDGSLWAVFADVTSGTSSYRFRFLRPSAPAADGTVSVDFNRTLLPPCAFAEHFICPFPPPGNTLPVAVAAGERTALTR from the coding sequence ATGACAGAAGGAACGGGCAGTACCGGCGACACCGAGGAAGCGGCCTCCGGGCCGGACAGCTGGAAGGCGTGGCACGAGCAGCGCACGGCCACCGTCTCCGCGCCCTACGGCCCGCTGGCCCTCACCGGCACCCACTGGCTCGACGATGCGCCGGAAGGACGGATCCCGGGCGTCGCGGGGCACTGGGAGGCGGCCGGTGACGAGGTGGTGCTGACGGCCACCGGTGAGGACGGGCTCTCCCTCGACGGGAAGCCGTTCACCGGCCGGGCCGCGCTCACCGCCGACCACGCCCCGCCCGCGCAGGCCCGCATCGCGCAGGGCGGGCGGCGTCTGGTCGTGGTGCGCAGGGAAGGGCTGTGGGCGGTCCGCGTCTGGGACCCGGACTCCGCGAACCGGCGGGCCTTCGCGGGTATCGAGGCCACGCCGTACGACGCCGAGTGGGTGCTCCCGGGCCTCTACCGGCCGTACGGTGCGAGCCGCACCGTCCAGGTCCCCAACGCCGACGGCCGCGACCGCGGTCTCGGACTCTCCGGTGAACTCGCCTTCCACCTGGCGGGCGACGAGCACACCCTCCAGGTCGCCGAGGAGGAGGACGGCTCGCTCTGGGCGGTGTTCGCCGACGTCACCAGCGGGACGAGCAGCTACCGGTTCCGCTTCCTGCGGCCGTCCGCACCGGCCGCCGACGGGACGGTGAGCGTGGACTTCAACCGCACGCTGCTGCCGCCCTGCGCCTTCGCCGAGCACTTCATCTGCCCCTTCCCGCCGCCGGGCAACACCCTCCCGGTCGCGGTCGCGGCGGGCGAACGCACCGCGCTCACCCGCTGA
- a CDS encoding amino acid ABC transporter permease encodes MSASSDTLPQLSQAPPADDGPLPRIVPVRRTGQWAAAAAVLVLLAGALTSVVRNDAFQWGVVGDYFATTAVLRGLGLTLWLTAAVMVLGFALGTVLAVMRLSANPVLRAVGWGYIWLFRSTPILVQLLFWFNIGALYPQILGVRTVNLLGPVTVAIIGLTLHEAAYAAEVVRGGILSVGRGQLEAAESLGLSRGRRLRRIVLPQAMRSIVPPAGNMLIGTLKGTSIVSVIAVQDLLYSVQLVYHRTYQVIPLLLVATIWYALVTSVLSAGQHYIERYYARGAR; translated from the coding sequence ATGTCCGCGTCGTCAGACACCCTTCCTCAGCTCTCCCAGGCACCGCCCGCGGACGACGGACCGCTGCCGCGCATCGTGCCGGTCCGCCGCACCGGCCAGTGGGCGGCGGCCGCCGCGGTGCTGGTGCTGCTGGCCGGCGCCCTCACCTCCGTCGTCCGCAACGACGCCTTCCAGTGGGGCGTCGTCGGTGACTACTTCGCCACCACCGCCGTACTGCGCGGACTCGGCCTGACCCTCTGGCTCACCGCCGCCGTCATGGTGCTCGGGTTCGCGCTCGGCACCGTGCTCGCCGTGATGCGGCTGTCCGCCAACCCCGTACTGCGCGCGGTCGGCTGGGGATACATCTGGCTCTTCAGGTCGACCCCGATCCTGGTGCAGCTTCTTTTCTGGTTCAACATCGGAGCGCTGTATCCGCAGATCCTGGGGGTCAGGACCGTCAACCTCCTCGGCCCGGTCACCGTGGCCATCATCGGGCTGACCCTGCACGAGGCGGCGTACGCGGCCGAGGTCGTACGCGGCGGCATCCTCTCCGTCGGACGTGGTCAGCTGGAGGCGGCCGAGTCGCTGGGGCTCAGCCGCGGGCGCAGGCTGCGGCGGATCGTACTGCCGCAGGCCATGCGGTCGATCGTGCCGCCCGCCGGGAACATGCTCATCGGCACGCTCAAGGGCACCTCGATCGTCTCCGTCATCGCCGTCCAGGACCTGCTCTACTCCGTGCAACTCGTCTACCACCGCACGTACCAGGTCATCCCGCTGCTGCTGGTCGCCACCATCTGGTACGCGCTCGTCACCTCGGTGCTCAGCGCGGGCCAGCACTACATCGAGCGGTACTACGCGCGCGGTGCCCGGTGA
- a CDS encoding S1 family peptidase: MRIKRTTPHSGPARRGRLIAVASGLLVAAALTVPTAHADQATAYSPQQLTAASNAVQSANVAGTAWYVDKATGHLVVTADSSVSSAEISRIQQRTGANAGAIRVERTAGTFNKLLKGGDAIYTSQWRCSVGFNVRSGSTYYFLTAGHCTEGSPAWYTNSSDTTSIGPTAGTSFPGNDYGIVKYTNTAVPHDGTVGSQDITSAANPTVGQTVTRTGSTSGTHSGKVTALNATVNYGGGDVVSGLVQTTVCAEPGDSGGPLYSGSTALGLTSGGSGDCTSGGTTFFQPVTEALSAYGVSVY; the protein is encoded by the coding sequence ATGAGGATCAAGCGCACCACCCCCCACAGCGGCCCCGCGAGACGCGGCCGGCTGATCGCCGTGGCGTCCGGCCTGCTGGTCGCGGCCGCACTCACGGTCCCCACCGCCCACGCCGACCAGGCCACGGCGTACAGCCCCCAGCAGCTGACCGCCGCGAGCAACGCCGTGCAGAGCGCGAACGTGGCGGGCACCGCCTGGTACGTCGACAAGGCGACCGGCCACCTGGTCGTCACCGCGGACAGCTCGGTCTCATCGGCGGAGATCAGCCGGATCCAGCAGCGGACCGGGGCCAACGCGGGCGCGATACGCGTCGAGCGCACCGCCGGCACCTTCAACAAGCTCCTCAAGGGCGGTGACGCCATCTACACCTCGCAGTGGCGGTGCTCCGTCGGCTTCAACGTACGCAGTGGCTCCACCTATTACTTCCTCACCGCAGGGCACTGCACCGAGGGTTCTCCCGCCTGGTACACCAACTCCTCCGACACCACGAGCATCGGCCCGACGGCCGGTACCAGCTTCCCGGGCAATGACTACGGCATCGTCAAGTACACCAACACCGCGGTGCCGCACGACGGCACCGTCGGCAGCCAGGACATCACCAGTGCGGCCAACCCCACCGTGGGCCAGACCGTGACCAGGACCGGCTCCACCAGCGGTACCCACAGCGGCAAGGTCACCGCGCTGAACGCCACCGTCAACTACGGCGGCGGGGACGTCGTCTCCGGACTCGTCCAGACAACGGTCTGCGCCGAACCCGGTGACAGCGGCGGCCCGCTCTACTCGGGCTCCACGGCCCTGGGTCTCACCTCCGGCGGCAGCGGTGACTGCACATCGGGCGGTACGACCTTCTTCCAGCCCGTCACCGAGGCACTGAGCGCCTACGGGGTCAGCGTCTACTGA
- a CDS encoding amino acid ABC transporter ATP-binding protein yields the protein MVEIRAVHKSFGALEVLRGIDLTVRTGEVTVVLGPSGSGKSTLLRTINHLEKVDRGWISVDGALIGYRRSGGRLYELPEREVLKQRTRIGFVFQNFHLFPHLTVLENITEAPVAALGRPRKEAEAAAVELLARVGLADKASAYPGRLSGGQQQRVAIARALALEPSLLLFDEPTSALDPELVGEVLDVIKDLAAQGTTMIVVTHEIGFAREAADTVVFMDGGRIVEQGPPAAVLDHPGHERTRAFLSKVL from the coding sequence ATGGTCGAGATCCGGGCCGTGCACAAGAGCTTCGGCGCTCTCGAAGTGCTGCGCGGTATCGACCTGACGGTCCGCACCGGTGAGGTCACCGTCGTCCTCGGCCCGTCCGGTTCGGGGAAGTCGACCCTGCTGCGGACCATCAACCACCTGGAGAAGGTGGACCGCGGCTGGATCAGCGTGGACGGCGCCCTGATCGGCTACCGCCGCTCCGGCGGCCGCCTCTACGAACTGCCCGAGCGCGAGGTGCTCAAGCAGCGCACCCGGATCGGCTTCGTCTTCCAGAACTTCCACCTCTTCCCGCACCTGACCGTCCTCGAGAACATCACCGAAGCCCCCGTGGCGGCCCTCGGAAGGCCACGTAAGGAGGCGGAGGCGGCGGCGGTGGAACTGCTGGCCCGCGTCGGCCTCGCCGACAAGGCGTCCGCCTACCCGGGCAGGCTCTCCGGCGGACAGCAGCAGCGGGTGGCCATCGCCCGAGCGCTCGCGCTGGAGCCCAGCCTGCTCCTCTTCGACGAGCCCACATCGGCCCTCGACCCCGAGCTCGTCGGTGAAGTCCTCGACGTCATCAAGGACTTGGCCGCACAGGGCACCACGATGATCGTCGTCACCCATGAGATCGGCTTCGCCCGGGAGGCCGCCGACACGGTGGTCTTCATGGACGGCGGCCGGATCGTGGAGCAGGGCCCGCCCGCCGCCGTACTCGACCACCCCGGGCACGAGCGGACCCGCGCCTTCCTCTCCAAGGTCCTGTGA
- a CDS encoding LLM class flavin-dependent oxidoreductase translates to MPVPRPLHLAAEIGGRPHYDAGYYTALALLAERGTLDFVTLGDSFARPGPDALAVLARVAPGTGRIGLVPAVTTTHTEPFHVSSAVATLDWVSRGRAGWSAAVSDTAAEAALFGRRDAAPGDDLWHEAGEVADVAARLWDSWEDDAEIRHVATGRFIDRDRLHYTDFTGRTFSVRGPSIVPRPPQGHPVTVVDGTGAAAREAAVRHADVVLVRADDPLTARTFREEIRNRAAAHGRSPDQLRVLVSLPVELHTSADAVGLARLIADWYAQDAADGFHLRPTDVERDLPLIVDGTVPLLQHHCLLRRFYPGATLREHLGLARPAGRYARSPRAPGSPPRAAHPQPHRPGPPLTKDATAGGRP, encoded by the coding sequence ATGCCAGTGCCCCGACCCCTCCACCTCGCCGCCGAGATCGGCGGCCGGCCGCATTACGACGCCGGGTACTACACCGCCCTCGCGCTCCTCGCCGAGCGCGGCACCCTCGACTTCGTCACTCTCGGCGACTCCTTCGCCCGGCCGGGACCCGACGCGCTGGCCGTGCTCGCCCGGGTGGCGCCCGGGACCGGACGGATCGGTCTCGTACCGGCCGTGACCACCACCCACACCGAGCCGTTCCACGTCTCGTCGGCCGTCGCCACCCTGGACTGGGTCAGCCGGGGCCGGGCCGGCTGGAGCGCCGCGGTGTCGGACACCGCAGCCGAGGCCGCCCTCTTCGGACGCCGTGACGCCGCGCCCGGCGACGACCTCTGGCACGAGGCGGGCGAAGTCGCCGACGTGGCAGCCAGGCTGTGGGACAGCTGGGAGGACGACGCGGAGATCCGCCATGTGGCCACCGGCCGCTTCATCGACCGGGACCGACTGCACTACACCGACTTCACCGGCCGTACGTTCTCCGTCCGGGGGCCCTCCATCGTGCCCAGACCGCCCCAGGGCCACCCCGTCACGGTCGTCGACGGAACAGGCGCGGCGGCCCGTGAGGCGGCCGTCCGGCATGCCGATGTGGTGCTCGTCCGGGCCGACGACCCGCTCACCGCCCGTACGTTCAGGGAGGAGATCAGGAACCGGGCGGCCGCCCACGGCCGCAGCCCCGACCAGTTGCGGGTCCTGGTCTCGCTCCCGGTCGAACTGCACACCAGCGCCGACGCGGTGGGCCTCGCCCGCCTCATCGCCGACTGGTACGCGCAGGACGCGGCCGACGGCTTCCACCTGCGGCCCACCGATGTGGAGCGCGACCTCCCGCTGATCGTCGACGGTACGGTCCCGCTGCTCCAGCACCACTGCCTGCTGCGCCGCTTCTATCCGGGCGCGACGCTCCGCGAGCACCTGGGCCTCGCCCGTCCCGCGGGCCGGTACGCGCGGAGCCCCCGGGCCCCCGGCAGCCCGCCGCGGGCAGCGCACCCGCAGCCGCACCGCCCGGGCCCGCCGCTCACGAAGGACGCGACCGCCGGGGGACGGCCATGA
- a CDS encoding DUF4231 domain-containing protein, with the protein MVFRNADLPELFHHADAHAIARQGEAVGSTRAQLVLLVVGAATASLPWRAELGGGFQAIGVLSTLAYAGVLLLTFSTSRRKAKAEWQLNRSAADFIKSMCWRYAVHGAPFDVGSAEVDALFTSRVGEQLEELRTVGWDQEPPGADLITPQMRALRAKSFEVRKETYVRDRLIEQRNWYRRKQEVSRGATLLWSSAFALLTLVALVFGVLRALSLSENTEVAAVVSAAAASGVAWSEFRRHQPLISAHALVEEKLKALHLEMESPLTEKQWSAAVYETERVVSPQYTDWLARHGS; encoded by the coding sequence CCACGCCGACGCCCACGCCATCGCCAGACAGGGCGAGGCCGTGGGCTCCACCCGGGCCCAGCTGGTGCTCCTGGTGGTGGGCGCCGCGACGGCGTCACTGCCCTGGCGGGCGGAGCTCGGGGGCGGCTTCCAGGCCATCGGCGTACTGAGCACACTGGCCTACGCCGGGGTGCTGCTGCTGACCTTCAGCACCTCCCGCCGCAAGGCGAAGGCGGAGTGGCAACTCAACCGCTCCGCAGCGGACTTCATCAAGTCCATGTGCTGGCGCTACGCGGTCCACGGCGCGCCCTTCGACGTCGGTTCGGCCGAAGTCGACGCGCTGTTCACCAGCCGCGTCGGGGAGCAGCTGGAGGAGCTGCGCACGGTGGGCTGGGACCAGGAGCCGCCGGGAGCGGATCTGATAACTCCTCAGATGCGTGCCCTGCGGGCCAAGTCGTTCGAGGTCCGCAAGGAGACCTATGTACGGGACCGGCTGATCGAGCAGCGCAACTGGTACCGGCGCAAGCAGGAAGTGTCCCGCGGTGCCACCCTCCTGTGGTCCAGCGCCTTCGCGCTGCTCACCCTGGTCGCCCTGGTCTTCGGAGTGCTGCGCGCCCTCTCCCTCTCCGAGAACACCGAGGTCGCCGCGGTGGTCTCGGCCGCCGCCGCGTCCGGGGTGGCCTGGAGCGAATTCCGCCGGCACCAGCCGCTGATCTCGGCGCACGCACTGGTGGAGGAGAAGCTCAAGGCGCTGCATCTGGAGATGGAGAGCCCCCTCACCGAGAAGCAGTGGTCGGCCGCGGTCTACGAGACCGAGCGGGTCGTCTCACCGCAGTACACCGACTGGCTTGCCCGGCACGGTAGTTGA
- a CDS encoding ABC transporter substrate-binding protein, which produces MSKTRRGAASVLITAAALALTACGSGDPATTGGGSKSVAKSAALPTRDVVSDIHPDRAAVALLPAAVRKQGTLTLATAVGGAPPGTSYLPDGKTMVGQDIDFADAAARTLGLKLKREAAGFETILPALDSGKFDLGVGNFGVTDERRKVIDFVTYINDGQGFAVRKDSKLGKVTDLTQLCGLNVATGAGTTFEATLDAAKKRCAAAGKKDYQVQTYADTAALWGSLQQGRSDVVMSTINGLRFAVEQQPGLKFLNEFHRLDVGFAFKKGTPLAPAFQAAVDQLIKDGTYRRILKKWGTVPSGIKESRISPPEIK; this is translated from the coding sequence ATGAGCAAGACCCGAAGAGGCGCTGCCTCAGTCCTGATCACCGCTGCCGCTCTGGCCCTGACGGCCTGCGGTTCGGGCGACCCGGCGACCACCGGCGGCGGCTCGAAATCCGTGGCGAAGTCCGCCGCGCTCCCGACCCGGGACGTGGTGTCGGACATCCACCCCGACCGGGCGGCCGTCGCGCTGCTCCCCGCCGCCGTGCGGAAACAGGGCACGCTCACCCTGGCGACCGCCGTCGGCGGGGCCCCGCCCGGTACCAGTTACCTGCCCGATGGCAAGACCATGGTGGGCCAGGACATCGACTTCGCGGACGCCGCCGCGAGGACGCTGGGCCTGAAGCTGAAACGCGAGGCCGCCGGTTTCGAGACGATCCTGCCCGCGCTCGACAGCGGCAAATTCGACCTGGGCGTGGGTAATTTCGGGGTGACCGACGAGCGCCGCAAGGTGATCGACTTCGTCACCTACATCAATGACGGCCAGGGCTTCGCCGTACGCAAGGACAGCAAGCTGGGAAAGGTGACCGACCTGACGCAGCTGTGCGGCCTGAACGTGGCGACCGGTGCCGGAACCACGTTCGAGGCGACGCTCGACGCGGCGAAGAAGCGGTGCGCCGCGGCGGGGAAGAAGGATTACCAGGTCCAGACGTACGCGGACACCGCCGCGCTCTGGGGCTCGCTCCAGCAGGGCCGCAGCGATGTGGTGATGTCGACGATCAACGGCCTGCGCTTCGCCGTCGAACAGCAGCCGGGGCTGAAGTTCCTCAACGAGTTCCACCGCCTCGATGTGGGATTCGCCTTCAAGAAGGGGACCCCGCTGGCCCCCGCCTTCCAGGCCGCGGTGGATCAGCTGATCAAGGACGGTACGTACCGGCGCATCCTGAAGAAGTGGGGCACCGTGCCGTCCGGGATCAAGGAGTCGCGGATCTCACCGCCCGAGATCAAGTAG
- a CDS encoding NtaA/DmoA family FMN-dependent monooxygenase (This protein belongs to a clade of FMN-dependent monooxygenases, within a broader family of flavin-dependent oxidoreductases, the luciferase-like monooxygenase (LMM) family, some of whose members use coenzyme F420 rather than FMN.), which produces MTGQQKQIHLAAHFPGVNSTTVWTDPRSRSQIEFSSFEHLARTAERGRFDFFFLAEGLRLREYQGRIHDLDVVGRPESITLLNALAAVTDRLGLAATVNATFNEPYELARRLATLDHLSGGRAAWNVVTSSDAFTGENFRRGGYLDRADRYTRAAEFVATARELWDSWSPDGSPRPFAHTGPHFDIAGEFTVPRSPQGHPVVIQAGDSDEGREFAASSADVIFTRHGTLEAGRAFYADTKRRLAKYGREPSELKIMPGVSYVLGDTAADAAERAAVIREQQVSPQNAILALEQIWGRDLSSYDPDGPLPETDPDVGSDFVQGRVRVADPLAVAAKWRALSQEKGLSIRQTVIETTGRQSFIGTPEAVASELHEFVRTDAADGFILVPHLTPGGLDDFVDRVVPLLQERGVFRTEYTGPTLRSHLGLAEPVWKG; this is translated from the coding sequence ATGACCGGACAGCAGAAGCAGATCCATCTCGCCGCCCACTTCCCGGGCGTCAACAGCACCACCGTCTGGACCGATCCGCGCTCGCGGAGCCAGATCGAGTTCTCCTCCTTCGAGCATCTCGCCCGGACGGCCGAGCGCGGCAGGTTCGACTTTTTCTTCCTCGCCGAGGGGCTGCGGCTGCGTGAGTACCAGGGGCGGATCCACGATCTGGACGTGGTCGGCCGACCCGAGTCGATCACCCTGCTCAACGCGCTGGCAGCCGTCACCGACCGGCTCGGACTGGCCGCGACCGTGAACGCCACCTTCAACGAGCCGTACGAACTCGCCCGCAGGCTCGCCACCCTCGACCACCTCAGCGGCGGCCGGGCCGCCTGGAACGTGGTCACCTCGTCCGACGCCTTCACCGGCGAGAACTTCCGGCGCGGCGGCTATCTCGACCGGGCCGACCGCTACACCCGCGCCGCCGAGTTCGTCGCGACGGCGCGTGAGCTGTGGGACTCCTGGAGCCCCGACGGCAGCCCGCGGCCCTTCGCCCACACGGGCCCGCACTTCGACATCGCGGGTGAGTTCACCGTCCCGCGCTCCCCGCAGGGCCATCCCGTCGTCATCCAGGCCGGTGACTCGGACGAGGGCCGCGAGTTCGCCGCCTCCTCCGCCGACGTGATCTTCACCCGGCACGGCACCCTGGAGGCGGGCCGCGCGTTCTACGCCGACACCAAGCGGCGGCTGGCGAAGTACGGACGCGAGCCGTCGGAGCTGAAGATCATGCCGGGTGTCAGCTACGTCCTCGGTGACACCGCGGCCGACGCGGCGGAACGGGCGGCGGTCATCCGTGAGCAGCAGGTGTCCCCGCAGAACGCGATCCTCGCCCTGGAGCAGATCTGGGGCCGGGACCTCTCCTCGTACGATCCGGACGGGCCGCTGCCGGAGACCGACCCCGATGTCGGCTCCGATTTCGTCCAGGGGCGCGTCCGGGTGGCCGATCCGCTCGCCGTCGCCGCGAAGTGGCGGGCGCTCTCGCAGGAGAAGGGGCTGTCCATCCGGCAGACGGTCATCGAGACCACCGGCCGCCAGTCCTTCATCGGCACCCCGGAGGCGGTGGCGTCCGAACTGCACGAGTTCGTCCGGACCGACGCGGCCGACGGGTTCATCCTCGTCCCGCACCTCACCCCGGGCGGCCTCGACGACTTCGTCGACCGGGTCGTGCCGCTGCTCCAGGAGCGCGGGGTGTTCCGTACCGAGTACACCGGGCCGACGCTCCGCTCCCACCTCGGTCTCGCCGAGCCGGTATGGAAGGGTTGA
- a CDS encoding FAD/NAD(P)-binding protein, with translation MRASVAVVGAGPRGTGFLERLAANAPSLYGNQPLDIHLIDPYPPGGGRIWRQDQSPLLWMNSMAADVTMFTDASAQPLEGPVRPGPDFAEWSGADPQSFPSRQAQSGYLRWVYEEAVAALPPGSAVREHRTRAVRISGPADGRQQVWLEGEAEPVVADLVVLTVGHLDADPDEEQRELARFARRHGLVHLPPAFTADSDLSVLGAGEPVVVRGFGLAFIDLMVLLTEGRGGRYDARGEYLPSGREPVLYVGSRRGVPYHSKIGYTWTGERPPLPRFFGPAQVDELLARPGPVDFDRDLRPLIDRELGYAHYHRLFTGYPGRTTVDWPVFEEKYAAAATGPELAALAEDAVPDPADRFDTAALDRPLDGVRHDSSEALQESLRDYIEADLARRHDPVYSPDLAVFLGLLSVYGQLTRFGDTGEGGARWHGFFSYLASGPPGPRLRQLLALSRAGVVRFLGAGITVEADESRGVFSAGGASVPGERVEARALVEARLPAPSPARTRSTLLNALYEDGARSSAAGLLVVDPVDGRVVERGTGPHPRRFALGPHTTARSSGAFARPHTNAPAFRQNDATARAALTLLKESAR, from the coding sequence GTGAGGGCGTCCGTGGCGGTGGTCGGGGCCGGTCCGCGCGGCACCGGCTTCCTGGAGCGGCTCGCCGCCAACGCCCCTTCGCTGTACGGGAACCAGCCGCTCGACATCCATCTGATCGACCCGTACCCGCCCGGCGGCGGGCGGATATGGCGGCAGGACCAGTCGCCGCTGCTGTGGATGAACTCCATGGCGGCCGACGTCACCATGTTCACCGACGCGTCCGCGCAGCCCCTGGAAGGACCCGTACGCCCGGGCCCCGACTTCGCCGAGTGGTCGGGGGCCGACCCGCAGTCCTTCCCCAGCCGGCAGGCGCAGAGCGGCTATCTGCGCTGGGTGTACGAGGAGGCCGTGGCCGCGCTGCCGCCGGGCTCCGCGGTGCGCGAACACCGGACGCGCGCGGTGCGGATCAGCGGGCCGGCCGACGGCCGCCAGCAGGTGTGGCTGGAAGGGGAGGCCGAGCCGGTCGTCGCCGATCTGGTGGTGCTGACCGTCGGCCACCTCGACGCCGACCCCGACGAGGAGCAGCGGGAGCTGGCCCGGTTCGCCCGGCGGCACGGGCTCGTGCACCTCCCGCCCGCCTTCACCGCGGACAGCGACCTGTCGGTGCTCGGCGCCGGTGAACCGGTCGTCGTGCGCGGCTTCGGCCTCGCCTTCATCGACCTGATGGTGCTCCTCACCGAGGGGCGCGGCGGCCGGTACGACGCGCGGGGGGAGTACCTGCCCTCCGGCCGGGAGCCGGTCCTGTACGTCGGATCGCGGCGCGGAGTGCCGTACCACTCCAAGATCGGCTACACCTGGACGGGCGAACGCCCGCCGCTGCCGCGCTTCTTCGGCCCCGCGCAGGTGGACGAGCTGCTCGCCAGGCCCGGCCCGGTCGACTTCGACCGCGACCTGCGGCCGCTCATCGACCGGGAGCTCGGATACGCCCACTACCACCGGCTCTTCACCGGGTATCCCGGGCGCACCACCGTCGACTGGCCGGTCTTCGAGGAGAAGTACGCGGCGGCCGCCACCGGGCCGGAGCTGGCCGCGCTGGCCGAGGACGCCGTCCCCGACCCCGCCGACCGCTTCGACACCGCGGCGCTGGACCGGCCGCTGGACGGCGTACGGCACGACTCGTCCGAAGCGCTCCAGGAGAGCCTGCGCGACTACATCGAGGCCGACCTCGCCCGTCGCCACGACCCGGTGTACAGCCCGGACCTGGCGGTCTTCCTCGGACTGCTCTCCGTGTACGGGCAGTTGACCCGCTTCGGCGACACCGGTGAGGGCGGCGCCCGCTGGCACGGATTCTTCAGCTATCTGGCGTCGGGCCCGCCGGGGCCGCGGCTGCGCCAGCTCCTCGCCCTGTCCCGCGCCGGTGTGGTGCGGTTCCTCGGAGCGGGCATCACCGTCGAAGCAGACGAGAGCCGCGGTGTGTTCAGCGCGGGCGGCGCGAGCGTGCCGGGGGAGCGAGTCGAGGCCCGCGCGCTGGTCGAGGCGAGGCTGCCCGCGCCCTCGCCGGCGCGCACCCGCAGCACCCTGCTGAACGCGCTGTACGAGGACGGGGCGCGGTCCAGCGCGGCGGGGCTGCTGGTCGTGGACCCGGTCGACGGGCGGGTCGTGGAGCGCGGCACGGGGCCGCATCCGCGGCGCTTCGCCCTCGGCCCGCACACCACGGCCCGCTCGTCCGGCGCCTTCGCCAGGCCGCACACGAACGCCCCCGCCTTCCGGCAGAACGACGCCACCGCGCGCGCCGCCCTCACCCTGCTCAAGGAGTCCGCACGATGA